One stretch of Rhizobium rhizoryzae DNA includes these proteins:
- the kynU gene encoding kynureninase, with translation MMDFARTRKLFYMPDGVIYLDGNSLGPLPHSAVERVSSLMTHQWGEMLIRGWNDAQWMTMPRRIGDRVGRLIGAPAGTVVMGDTLSIKVYQALASALDLVEDKSRRVILSDSGNFPSDLYMAEGLIKSLDRGYVLKVVAPDEVEAAINETVAVTMLTEVDYRTGRLHDMKVLTAKAHAVGALAIWDLAHSAGAIPVDLAGAEADFAVGCTYKYLNGGPGAPAFIYVAPKWADKARPALSGWLGHERPFAFDLTYRPGDGIDRMRVGTPPIIALAALDAALDAWDGIDMADIRQKSIALCDLFIREVEGKCPSLKLGSPRDGTQRGSQVSFIHPEGYAIMQALISRGVIGDFRAPDAIRFGFTPLYIDETDVRAAVDILADIMTNNLWDQPQFKQKALVT, from the coding sequence ATGATGGATTTCGCTAGGACACGCAAACTGTTTTACATGCCGGATGGTGTCATTTATCTGGATGGGAATTCGCTCGGGCCCTTGCCGCATTCAGCCGTCGAGCGGGTTTCCTCGCTGATGACACATCAGTGGGGCGAGATGCTGATCCGCGGCTGGAACGACGCGCAGTGGATGACCATGCCCCGCCGGATAGGCGACCGCGTTGGCAGACTGATCGGTGCACCTGCCGGAACCGTGGTCATGGGTGACACGCTTTCTATCAAGGTTTATCAGGCACTTGCCTCAGCCCTCGATCTCGTTGAAGACAAAAGCCGCAGGGTGATCCTGTCGGACAGCGGTAACTTTCCGTCCGATCTCTACATGGCGGAAGGACTCATAAAGTCTCTCGATCGCGGTTACGTGCTCAAAGTGGTCGCGCCGGACGAAGTGGAGGCGGCGATCAATGAGACCGTGGCCGTGACGATGCTCACGGAAGTGGATTATCGCACCGGCCGGCTGCATGACATGAAGGTGCTGACCGCCAAGGCCCATGCCGTGGGTGCACTTGCGATCTGGGATCTGGCGCATTCTGCAGGCGCCATCCCGGTTGACCTCGCGGGGGCTGAAGCCGATTTCGCCGTGGGCTGCACCTATAAATATCTGAACGGTGGGCCGGGGGCGCCCGCCTTCATCTATGTGGCGCCGAAATGGGCGGACAAGGCACGTCCTGCCCTCTCGGGATGGCTGGGGCACGAAAGACCGTTTGCTTTCGATCTTACCTATCGTCCGGGCGACGGAATAGACCGCATGCGCGTCGGTACGCCGCCGATCATTGCGCTGGCGGCGCTCGATGCGGCTCTCGATGCGTGGGACGGCATCGACATGGCCGATATCCGACAGAAGTCGATTGCGCTGTGCGATCTGTTCATTCGTGAGGTTGAAGGCAAATGCCCGAGCCTGAAACTCGGTTCACCACGCGACGGCACCCAGCGGGGCAGCCAGGTATCCTTCATCCATCCGGAAGGCTATGCGATCATGCAGGCCTTGATCAGCCGCGGCGTGATTGGTGATTTCCGTGCGCCAGACGCAATCCGCTTTGGTTTCACGCCGCTTTATATCGATGAGACCGACGTTCGCGCTGCTGTCGATATTCTGGCCGACATCATGACGAATAATCTCTGGGACCAACCGCAATTCA
- a CDS encoding ribonuclease D, with protein MSTTIRYHEGDISGLDMKRYTDAVAIDTETLGLVPRRDRLCVVQLSPGDGTADVIRIARGQPQAPNLCSLLADASRQKIFHYGRFDIAVLFHTFGVTTENVFCTKIASRLTRTYTDRHGLKDNLKELLEVDISKAQQQTDWAAEVLSQAQLEYAASDVLHLHALRDKLLARLMRDDRMELAAACFAFLPTRSKLDLLGWEETDIFAHS; from the coding sequence ATGAGCACGACGATCCGCTATCACGAGGGCGACATTTCCGGGTTGGACATGAAGCGATACACGGATGCTGTTGCAATCGACACGGAGACTCTGGGCCTTGTTCCGCGCCGAGACCGCCTTTGCGTCGTCCAGCTCTCGCCCGGAGACGGCACAGCGGACGTTATTCGCATTGCCCGCGGTCAACCCCAGGCACCGAATCTTTGCAGTCTTCTGGCCGATGCTTCGCGGCAAAAGATCTTTCATTATGGCCGGTTCGATATCGCGGTGCTTTTCCATACCTTCGGCGTGACGACGGAAAACGTGTTCTGCACCAAGATCGCCTCCCGCCTTACCCGTACCTATACGGACCGCCACGGCCTGAAGGACAATCTCAAGGAGTTGCTTGAGGTCGATATCTCCAAGGCGCAGCAGCAGACAGACTGGGCGGCCGAGGTCCTGTCTCAGGCACAGCTCGAATATGCAGCCTCGGATGTTCTGCATCTGCACGCGTTGCGAGACAAGCTGCTCGCACGCCTGATGCGTGACGATCGTATGGAACTGGCGGCAGCCTGTTTTGCCTTCTTGCCGACACGTTCGAAACTCGACCTTCTCGGCTGGGAAGAGACGGATATCTTCGCCCATAGTTGA
- a CDS encoding DNA-3-methyladenine glycosylase: protein MQELEQFFNRSAVEVARDLIGASLCVDGIGGVIVETEAYMPDDPASHSFRGQTNRNRSMFGPPAHAYVYRSYGIHWCLNFVCLPASAVLIRALQPVHGLAEMEERRRVSDPLLLCAGPGRVSQALGIDIRHDGLPLSDAPFELKPSHESVLVVTDRRIGISKAVDHLWRFGLQNSVYVSKKFRSS, encoded by the coding sequence TTGCAGGAATTAGAACAGTTTTTCAACAGGAGCGCCGTCGAGGTTGCCCGCGATCTCATCGGTGCGAGCCTTTGCGTTGATGGCATTGGCGGGGTCATCGTCGAGACTGAAGCCTATATGCCCGATGATCCGGCTTCGCATAGTTTTCGCGGTCAGACCAACCGCAACCGCTCCATGTTCGGGCCGCCCGCGCACGCCTATGTCTACCGTTCCTATGGCATCCACTGGTGCCTGAACTTCGTGTGCCTTCCCGCAAGCGCGGTGCTGATCCGCGCCCTCCAGCCGGTCCACGGCCTGGCAGAAATGGAAGAGCGGCGCCGGGTTTCCGATCCATTACTGCTATGCGCTGGACCCGGAAGGGTTTCCCAGGCACTCGGCATCGACATCCGGCATGATGGCCTACCCTTGTCAGACGCGCCCTTCGAACTGAAACCATCCCACGAATCGGTGCTGGTCGTCACAGACCGGAGAATCGGCATCAGCAAGGCGGTTGATCATCTCTGGCGCTTCGGTCTGCAGAATTCCGTCTACGTGAGCAAAAAATTCAGGTCGTCTTGA
- the rpsA gene encoding 30S ribosomal protein S1 encodes MSVATPTREDFAALLEESFASNDLAEGYVAKGTVTAIEKDVAVIDVGLKVEGRVPLKEFGAKGKDGSLKVGDEVEVYVERIENALGEAVLSREKARREESWIKLEAKFEAGERVEGVIFNQVKGGFTVDLDGAVAFLPRSQVDIRPIRDVTPLMHNPQPFEILKMDKRRGNIVVSRRTVLEESRAEQRSEIVQNLEEGQVVDGVVKNITDYGAFVDLGGIDGLLHVTDMAWRRVNHPSEILNIGQQVKVQIIRINQETHRISLGMKQLESDPWDGISAKYPVGKKISGTVTNITDYGAFVELEPGIEGLIHISEMSWTKKNVHPGKILSTSQEVDVVVLEVDPSKRRISLGLKQTLENPWQAFAYSHPAGTEVEGEVKNKTEFGLFIGLEGDVDGMVHLSDLDWNRPGEQVIEEFNKGDVVKAVVLDVDVEKERISLGIKQLGRDTVGEAASSGELRKNAVVSCEVIGVNDGGVEVKLVNHEDITSFIRRGDLARDRDDQRPERFSVGQVFDARVVNFSKKDRKVMLSIKALEIAEEKEAVAQFGSSDSGASLGDILGAALKNRSND; translated from the coding sequence ATGTCAGTAGCAACCCCCACGCGGGAAGATTTCGCAGCCCTTCTCGAAGAATCCTTTGCCTCTAACGATCTGGCCGAAGGCTATGTTGCCAAGGGTACAGTCACGGCAATCGAGAAGGACGTCGCGGTTATCGACGTAGGCCTCAAGGTTGAAGGCCGCGTTCCGCTGAAGGAATTCGGCGCCAAGGGCAAGGACGGCTCGCTCAAGGTCGGCGACGAAGTTGAAGTTTACGTAGAGCGCATTGAAAATGCTCTCGGCGAAGCTGTTCTGTCGCGCGAAAAGGCTCGCCGCGAAGAAAGCTGGATCAAGCTCGAAGCCAAGTTCGAAGCTGGCGAGCGCGTTGAAGGCGTTATCTTCAACCAGGTCAAGGGCGGCTTCACGGTTGACCTCGACGGCGCTGTTGCCTTCCTTCCGCGCTCTCAGGTCGATATCCGTCCGATTCGTGACGTAACGCCTCTGATGCATAACCCGCAGCCCTTCGAAATCCTCAAGATGGACAAGCGTCGCGGCAACATCGTTGTTTCGCGTCGTACGGTTCTGGAAGAGTCCCGTGCCGAGCAGCGTTCTGAAATCGTTCAGAACCTCGAAGAAGGTCAGGTTGTTGACGGCGTCGTCAAGAACATCACCGATTACGGTGCGTTCGTTGACCTCGGCGGGATCGACGGCCTGCTGCACGTCACCGACATGGCATGGCGCCGTGTGAACCATCCGTCGGAAATCCTGAACATCGGCCAGCAGGTCAAGGTTCAGATCATCCGTATCAACCAGGAAACTCACCGCATCTCGCTCGGCATGAAGCAGCTCGAGTCGGATCCGTGGGATGGCATCTCCGCCAAGTACCCGGTTGGCAAGAAGATCTCCGGTACCGTCACCAACATCACCGACTACGGTGCATTCGTTGAGCTGGAGCCGGGCATCGAAGGCCTCATCCACATCTCCGAAATGTCCTGGACGAAGAAGAACGTTCACCCCGGCAAGATCCTGTCCACGAGCCAGGAAGTTGACGTGGTCGTTCTCGAAGTCGATCCGTCCAAGCGTCGTATCTCGCTCGGCCTGAAGCAGACCCTCGAAAATCCGTGGCAGGCATTTGCCTACAGCCATCCGGCTGGCACGGAAGTTGAAGGCGAAGTCAAGAACAAGACCGAATTCGGCCTGTTCATCGGCCTCGAAGGCGACGTCGATGGCATGGTTCACCTGTCCGACCTCGACTGGAACCGTCCAGGCGAGCAGGTCATCGAAGAGTTCAACAAGGGCGATGTCGTCAAGGCTGTCGTTCTGGATGTGGACGTCGAGAAGGAACGCATTTCGCTCGGTATCAAGCAGCTCGGCCGTGATACGGTCGGTGAAGCCGCTTCCTCTGGCGAACTGCGCAAGAACGCTGTCGTTTCGTGCGAGGTCATCGGTGTTAACGATGGCGGCGTTGAAGTGAAGCTCGTCAACCATGAAGACATCACGTCGTTCATCCGCCGCGGCGATCTTGCCCGCGACCGCGATGATCAGCGTCCTGAGCGCTTCTCCGTTGGCCAGGTCTTTGATGCTCGCGTCGTCAACTTCTCCAAGAAGGACCGCAAGGTCATGCTGTCGATCAAGGCTCTCGAGATCGCAGAAGAGAAGGAAGCTGTTGCACAGTTCGGTTCGTCCGATTCTGGCGCGTCGCTCGGCGACATCCTGGGCGCGGCTCTGAAGAACCGCAGCAACGACTAA
- a CDS encoding TIGR02300 family protein, which yields MAKAELGTKRTDPDTGKKFYDLNRDPVVSPYTGKSWPLSFFEENTAQMKMEQAEEEEVAEVDTENPDVELVSLEEGDDAAAGDDIPDMGDDDVEIDGDDDDTFLEADEDDDDDDVSGIIGVGGDEDEV from the coding sequence GTGGCAAAAGCGGAACTTGGAACCAAGCGTACCGACCCGGATACGGGCAAGAAATTCTACGACCTGAACAGAGATCCGGTCGTCTCTCCTTACACCGGCAAATCCTGGCCACTCTCTTTCTTTGAAGAGAACACGGCGCAGATGAAGATGGAGCAGGCCGAAGAGGAAGAGGTCGCCGAAGTCGATACGGAAAATCCCGATGTCGAACTGGTCTCGCTCGAAGAGGGTGATGACGCGGCGGCTGGCGATGACATTCCGGATATGGGCGATGACGACGTCGAGATCGACGGCGACGACGACGACACGTTCCTGGAAGCCGATGAAGATGATGATGATGACGATGTGTCCGGCATCATCGGCGTCGGTGGCGACGAAGACGAAGTCTAA
- the cmk gene encoding (d)CMP kinase produces the protein MTFIIAIDGPAAAGKGTLSRKIADTYGFHHLDTGLTYRATAKALLDAGLPLDDEAVAEKMACEVDLAGLDRSVLAQHHIGEAASKIAVMPSVRRALVEAQRAFSNREPGTVLDGRDIGTVVCPQAQVKLYVTASPDVRARRRHDEIIANGGSADYEAIFEDVKKRDERDMGRADSPLKPADDAHLLDTSEMSIEAAFQAAKILIDAVLNPN, from the coding sequence ATGACTTTTATCATCGCGATCGATGGGCCAGCTGCTGCCGGCAAAGGAACGCTCTCGCGCAAGATAGCCGATACCTACGGCTTCCATCACCTCGATACGGGCCTGACTTACCGGGCCACCGCAAAGGCGCTTCTGGATGCCGGCCTGCCGCTGGACGACGAGGCCGTGGCCGAGAAAATGGCTTGCGAGGTCGATCTGGCCGGTCTTGATCGCTCCGTCCTGGCGCAGCACCATATTGGAGAGGCGGCCTCCAAAATCGCAGTCATGCCGTCGGTTCGGCGCGCCCTTGTCGAAGCCCAGCGCGCCTTTTCGAACCGAGAGCCGGGAACCGTATTGGATGGGCGCGATATCGGCACGGTTGTCTGCCCACAGGCGCAGGTCAAGCTGTATGTGACGGCCTCGCCGGACGTGCGAGCAAGGCGTCGTCATGACGAAATCATCGCAAATGGTGGAAGTGCCGATTACGAGGCCATTTTCGAAGATGTCAAAAAGCGCGATGAACGCGATATGGGTCGCGCCGATAGCCCTTTGAAACCGGCAGATGATGCGCACTTGCTTGATACATCGGAAATGAGTATAGAGGCCGCATTTCAGGCAGCCAAGATCTTGATCGACGCAGTCCTGAACCCCAATTGA